A window of Macrotis lagotis isolate mMagLag1 chromosome 1, bilby.v1.9.chrom.fasta, whole genome shotgun sequence genomic DNA:
AGCCAGTCTTTTCATAATTAAGATCAACAATAAATCTGAAAAAACAGTATAGATTAGTGCTCAGTTCAGGTATTAACAAGTTTCTAAATTTGGGCTTTCTGCCTTACTATCCTATTTCCTATAATTAGGGCGGTATGGGGAGCAATGCAAGGACAGACTACCTGTTTGATTAGGATGTCATCACAGAAGGTCAAGGCCTGACGAAGCTTTCCTGCACCGGTGCTATGACAACAGGCCCTCTCAGCCGACTGGAGGGACTCTCCAAGTTTCTGGAGTTCAGTTCTCAGCATCCTGATGTTCTGAAAGAAGTAACTATCAATGTACAGTGGCTACAATTAGCTGAAATATGAAATGTTAGTGGCTCACTAACCCAGAAGTATACAGTGCAGTCCTCACAAATTTGGGGCAGTTAGGAATAGTTACTAATAGAAAGAGTTGGGTGGCTCTTTGCCACAAGGAAAGGAAGGACAAGCAAGGAAAACTAAAAAGTCAGAATGTGTTATACAAGGTGATATCTGATGAGGTGTAGTCTCCTCTCCTTTGTTCATTCTTATTACCTTTTGCCCCTCTTCTAACTTTTTGTCCACATCTATGGTAAATGGTTTGGCTGAAGGAGGTGGATCTAACATTCTTTGATACTTCCgcaattctgaaaaaaagaaaggagtcgGTACAGTCAATGAACATTCCTGTCTGGGTCTCTTCTCCAGAAGATTGCAATCAGATAGAGTAGAACTTTACACATTCTGAGATCTCCCCATTTCTTCAGTTTAACCCTTTATCTGTTCCAAgggcattacttttttttttttttgcctcctttcTACCACCCTCTTACCTTCAGTGGTAGAAGCTAGTTCTGCCTTGCACTGTTCCAGTCTGGCTTTAGTCTCCTGAAGCTGCTTGTTAGAAATAGAGGAAGCCACTCGCTGAGATCTGCGCAAGGACAGTTCAGGATCTGACAGCAGGCCTGTTGAGAGGGGTGCAGATGGCTTCTTAGCCTCTTGCAAGGCTTCCTCCAACTCCTTTATCTTTTCATCCCTCTCCTGAAGGAAGAGCAGAAAGCTGTGTACAATACTTGGCCTCCTTTAACTGTATGATAAACCACTTTTCCCAGTGGCTGTTTGTGAGAACCCACTGAGACTAAAGCCATAATGAATCCCATTCCATTTTCTAGAGGCCTCAGCGAGGCTTGATGATAAGCACTCTTATATTTAACTGGGAAGAGTCAGGGTGGTCCCTCTGATTTTCTCTACTATTTACCTGGAGTTCTTCTTGGTAATAACTCTGCAGAGACTCCTTGAGAATCTTTAGTTTATCCTCATACATTTCCTCCAATAACTCTTTCTGAGTATCTAAGTGTTCACTGTAATgcaagatgaaagaaaaatgagcaatAGTTTTCTTTGGGGCTAAATCACATTTGTGGAAGAAAACAGACTCAGACAGAATTCCATCATGCCCAAACCCCTGCTCCTCTAGAAGATCCAAGAGGCAAGTCATTGCTACCTGCACCATTGTTCCCGTTGTTGCATCTGCTCTATCATCTCAGTACAAATTTCATCTCGGAGCTGCATCTCCAATTTCAACTTCTCCTGACGCTCTTGTAGCAGAAGCTCTTTCATGGCTTCCACCACTTGTAGGAGCTCCTAGGAGAGTCAAGGAAGCAAGATAGTTCCTGTATTCTAAATTGCAATGACCATCTTAGGATACCATTTCCCCTAGGGAATATGCAAATCTCAGCAGCAACTACTTCAAAAATAAGTCTGTTTGCTTCCTCACCTCTTTGTCATACATGGAGATGTCAACTTCATCATTACTGTTTTCACTAGGTCCCATTTCCTGCTTTTCCCCTGTCTCCAAACTGGGAGAGGCTGGTTGACTGTGCTCTTTAATGAATGAATGTAGGGATGGAAGCCCTAATTTCACAGGTGGGGCATGAACAagctagagagaaagagaaatcccttaaTTTGTACCCATGTGACTTTACCTTGAAAGAATAGGAACAAAAGATGAACCCAACCATTTTACCTGGTAAGTTCTAAGGACTTACCTGACTGGCAATGGCTGAGAACTTGGCCACATGAAGGGTCTCATCATAGCTAGAGGCACAAGGATTCACATTGACAATCATGCAAGAGCGGCCACGACCTGTGAAGAAGCCCTGAAACACCCGGGTCAGCTTGCTGTCACGGAATGGTACTAGGTTTTGCTTGAGCCTGGTGAGGGAAAAGAGACAACTGAGTTTTGAGAAGGATCCTGACCATGATGAAGTCACCCTCAGGCCTGATTAATATCTAGTGACAGGCCTTTCCATTTAGTCCCTGTTGTGTCTTCTGTGGTTGGTGGGTACTGACCGTTGTTGATTCTGACGCAGGGCAGTAATGCAGCGGCCCAGGGTGTGAAGGGAAGTATTGATGTTCCCTGCCTCCTTTATTCGCTCACTCATTTTCTGTTCCTTGCAGCGTTCTGAACCAGCCAGATCACACAGGGACAACCTGGAGGGAGGAATTAACTCTGAACCTTTGTCCCCTCCTACCACGCAGAGCTCATGCTATTTCCTGGGAGAGAATTTTATTCTAATTCTGCAACAATTTCCTGAGAAATTCAGCTTTGTAACTCCCAGGCCATTCCACCACTCAAAAAGAACTACCCAAGACCAGTTAGCCAAATTCCTACAACATAAAACTCACTCGCTAATTTTGGACACCACCTTGTCTTCTCCTTGCAGGTGCAGGATTCGGATGGAAAAAATGCTGTGGCTAAATGACATAAAGAAGCAGGAATGAGCACAGTAGGCACTATCACCTGAAAGTTAACTATTTTCCAGCAAGGCCTGTGAATAGATTCTTTTCTCACCTGCGACTGGAGTTCTGGTTCAGGTGAGTACTGGCAAAGCTCTGATTTTTACGACCTAGTTTCAGGAGCTTCCAGGCCTCATCAGCATCTTGAATGTTAATCCAATTCAGATctaaggagaagagggagaagggggtaagttaaaaatatctaattcttactttccttctttctcttcctccttctagtgactttagttttttgcaaggcaatggtgttaagtggcttgcccaaggtcacacagctaggtaattgttaagtgtctgaggtcggatttgaactcaggtactcctgactccagggctggtgctctatccactgcaccacctagctgccctctagtGACTTTTCTTGATGTCCAACCCTCACTACCCTTCACATAGGGATTGCCATTCTGGTCTTCAGAAAGCCGGAGCGTCTGCCTCTTTCTCTGCTGACTGGAAGGCTCCAACAAGTCAAAGATCATCTCGTTGTAGATTTCAAAGAAG
This region includes:
- the KIF20A gene encoding kinesin-like protein KIF20A isoform X1 — encoded protein: MSRGLLSPPLGLLSDEEVVSPMFESTAHDLGVGIQKDLLSEFSAIAPPGTEDKEQVVPEDGAEKVKVYLRVRPLLPSEVDRQEEQGCVRIENPETLVLQAPKDSFAMKSNERGVGQATHRFTYSQIFGPEVGQASFFNLTVKEMVKDVLKGYNWLIYTYGVTNSGKTHTVQGNNKDGGILPRSLAVIFNSIQNQLYPASDLKPSFANEVIWLDSKQVRQEEMKKSALLNGTFREEELINSLKKSHNTESLRLGISASFDSGIAGLSSTSHLTNQSSVSLSQMEDTCCRWAEPDTAPFRIPADVQFSVWISFFEIYNEMIFDLLEPSSQQRKRQTLRLSEDQNGNPYVKDLNWINIQDADEAWKLLKLGRKNQSFASTHLNQNSSRSHSIFSIRILHLQGEDKVVSKISELSLCDLAGSERCKEQKMSERIKEAGNINTSLHTLGRCITALRQNQQRLKQNLVPFRDSKLTRVFQGFFTGRGRSCMIVNVNPCASSYDETLHVAKFSAIASQLVHAPPVKLGLPSLHSFIKEHSQPASPSLETGEKQEMGPSENSNDEVDISMYDKEELLQVVEAMKELLLQERQEKLKLEMQLRDEICTEMIEQMQQREQWCSEHLDTQKELLEEMYEDKLKILKESLQSYYQEELQERDEKIKELEEALQEAKKPSAPLSTGLLSDPELSLRRSQRVASSISNKQLQETKARLEQCKAELASTTEELRKYQRMLDPPPSAKPFTIDVDKKLEEGQKNIRMLRTELQKLGESLQSAERACCHSTGAGKLRQALTFCDDILIKQDQTLAELQNNMMLVKLDLRKKAACIAEQYHTVMKLQGSSSSVSLKKRLGPNQENQQPTQQPPGKKPFLRNLLPRTPTCQGTAENSPYSRILRARRSPLLKSGPFGKKY
- the KIF20A gene encoding kinesin-like protein KIF20A isoform X2, whose amino-acid sequence is MSRGLLSPPLGLLSDEEVVSPMFESTAHDLGVGIQKDLLSEFSAIAPPGTEDKEQVVPEDGAEKVKVYLRVRPLLPSEVDRQEEQGCVRIENPETLVLQAPKDSFAMKSNERGVGQATHRFTYSQIFGPEVGQASFFNLTVKEMVKDVLKGYNWLIYTYGVTNSGKTHTVQGNNKDGGILPRSLAVIFNSIQNQLYPASDLKPSFANEVIWLDSKQVRQEEMKKSALLNGTFREEELINSLKKSHNTESLRLGISASFDSGIAGLSSTSHLTNQSSVSLSQMEDTCCRWAEPDTAPFRIPADVQFSVWISFFEIYNEMIFDLLEPSSQQRKRQTLRLSEDQNGNPYVKDLNWINIQDADEAWKLLKLGRKNQSFASTHLNQNSSRSHSIFSIRILHLQGEDKVVSKISELSLCDLAGSERCKEQKMSERIKEAGNINTSLHTLGRCITALRQNQQRLKQNLVPFRDSKLTRVFQGFFTGRGRSCMIVNVNPCASSYDETLHVAKFSAIASQLVHAPPVKLGLPSLHSFIKEHSQPASPSLETGEKQEMGPSENSNDEVDISMYDKEELLQVVEAMKELLLQERQEKLKLEMQLRDEICTEMIEQMQQREQWCSEHLDTQKELLEEMYEDKLKILKESLQSYYQEELQERDEKIKELEEALQEAKKPSAPLSTGLLSDPELSLRRSQRVASSISNKQLQETKARLEQCKAELASTTEELRKYQRMLDPPPSAKPFTIDVDKKLEEGQKNIRMLRTELQKLGESLQSAERACCHSTGAGKLRQALTFCDDILIKQGNPLQSTELWLQEILAHKDKPAGSGELSKDLSYFIDLIRGKGIPPLI